The genomic segment ctttgtttaatggctaaactattattattttgtcttgcttgactgtttttcattctttctgcattttctcactcctctgattaaatttactctttggaactcagggaaggcctaggaggctacaGTTTTTCTATAGACAagaggcaggcggaggacatgggggTCAGGGGAGTctgttctgggaaggccccatggggtcctgctcagttacaattTTATGCATTACATGtgcattttaaattgttttaagtttttgGAAGTTCAGTTCAGAAGATTGCATGTCTATTGGGAACCCTACAATTtgaagttttctattttcttgtgtATTCATTAGGGCTGCTCTGTAGCCTGGCTTTGGAAAGTTTTGCGTCTTTGGCTGCATATTGGTTTTGGGGAAACCTGGTCTCAAACACCCTCTGAGTTTGGGAGGAGGGTTTCTgtcgttattattattattattattttcctggcCGTGgcatgcagcttgcgggatcttagttccccgaccagggatcaaacccatgcctcctgcactggaagtgcagaatcttaaccattcgaccgtcagggaagtccctgtcatgaCTATTGTTCTACTCAtttgtagtgggttgaatagtgtcacTCAAAAATTCGGGTTATGGAACCTcgggatgtgaccttatttggaaatggggtctttgcagaCGTAATTAAGATAAGGCTTgaaatgagatcatactggattagggtgggccctaaatccaatgagagTGTCCttaccaaagaaagaaaaagacacagagtAACATAGGGGAGAAGGCCATGGAAAGACAGAGGCTGAAGTTAGCTGCCACAGCCACCAGCACCAGGAaggggcaaggaaggatcctcttTCAGAGTTCTGgagtccagaactgtgagagaaattaattttctgttgttccaagtctcccagtttgtggtaatttgttacagcagctctaggaaactaatacaccatccTTCAAGACCCGGCCCCAAATTGACCTCCTTTCTATAGCCTTCCCCCATCATTTAAGAAAGaagtcttcctccctcctctgaacTCCAAGAATACCTGCTGTCTGTGCCGTTCCTGAGGgttcagctttttattttgtgtgtgtcagCTTCTCCAGGaggaaagtttcttttttaatccttccTTGAGTTTCTGCTTAGCTCCTAACTCAGTGATATTGCTGCAGGAAGAGTGGGGTGCGAGAGAATGGTCACGTCCCAGGTCTCAAGCGAGTCCCTGGGATGGCTGCCAGGTGAGGGCTCTTGGCTTCATACAGGAAGGAATTCAAGAGCGAGCCGAAGTAGAGTGAAAGCAGATTTATTCAaggagatacacactccatagacGGAGTATGGGCCATCTCAGAAAGTGAGAGTGGCCCTGGGATacggggtggttagtttttatgggctgggtaatttcataggctaatgagtgggaagattattccaactatttcagggaaggggcggagatttccaggaattgggtcacttcccactttttggccttttatggtcagcctcagaactgtcatggcgcctgtgggtgtgtcatttagcatgctgatGTATCACAATGAGCATAAAAGAGGCTCAAGGTCTAATGGAAGTTGActtgtccaccatcttggactggttggttctaaccagtttatgttgtGTCCTCAATGgctctgtcattcttttaaatgtgccctgcccccttcctgtctcaATATATAAAGTGTTTAATACATAATTGTTGAATATGGTTTTcccaattctttctttccatttaatgAATCCACATTTAATGAatccactcaacaaacatttattgagtgcctacaatGTGTCAGGCATTCTTTCTTACCTTTGGGATAAATCTCTGAACCAAAAAGACAAAATTCAGTCTTATGAAGCTTACTCTCTAATGAGAATGTAAGTTTCTGTATTGAAATTCACATGGCCTAGCTGCATATTTTAGACTAGTTTCTGTAGCTTTTCCCGTCCCTTTATTGTCCAGAGCCAGTTTCCAATGCTGGGACTATCCTGGCATCTTTTCAGATCTTCTGCTTGAGTGCCaaggccagggaggagggggggGGATGTGATTTGAGGGGATCTCAGTTCTCACAGAATGGTTCTCTCACATAAGCCATCCTTGTGTCCTGAACTTCTCTCTGCCCATTGAAACATGTTTGTAAACTGTGTTGGAGCCAACTTCTGGAGATTTGATTTGTAAGTCTGGATGCAAGCGGAGAGAACAGGAAGGCACATGCAAGGCTGAGCACAGTGTTAGCCAGTGTTAGCTTTGGTCTAGTCCCAGACAGGTGGCTGGTGCCACTTTTGCCAGGACCATCATCTGTCCTCCATTGCTGCCAAAATAAGGAATTCTTGCCTTTCTAAGTGGGTACAAATGTTAGGCACCAGGACCACATATATGGGATAAgtagggtgttttttgttttttaaatcacaatttgCCAAgagcactttattttttcttttcaacatccTGTTCTGCAGCCTCCTTGGCCCTTTTTGCTGGGATGCCAAAGAGCCAGGCAATGGCGTGGGCCATGCGGAGCCTGGCAACCACCTTGAAgttcttctcctcctctgtgaTGACTCTGGCTTTCTCCTTCTTGTAGACGTTTCGTATGGGCATGACTGGTCCCGTCAGCTGGGTGGCCAATCTGAGCTCTTCAGCAGTGCTGTCTTCCTTCTTAAGGGCCGTGGGCTTCCTGGGGAAGAGGATGAACTTGGAGCGGTACTCCTTGTGCCGCGGCACGTTGGTGGGCAGGGACTCCGTGCGCTTGTTCCGCCGCCTCGGGTCCACTGAGATCCCAATGGTCCGGGGCACCTTCTTGTGGATGCCAGCCACCCTCAGCTCCTCCAGGCTGAAGCCCCTGCCGGCGCCCACCTTGGTGTGGTACCTGACCGTGGGGCATCTCACCACCGGCTGGAGGAGGCCAGACGTGGGGCGCGGGGCGATGAGGCGCGCCTTGGCCTGCCGGCCCTTGCGTCTGCGGATTTTGCCGGCCGGCTGGTTGAACCACGTGGCCCCGCGCCCCTGACGGCCCTTGTGGGAGTGGGGCTTCAGAATCATGCCATTCCGGCTAGACGCCACGGCTGCGGCCGACTGGCCTCCTCCGAGTGCAAAGACAgcgtgttgtttttatttttaataaatttatttattttatttttggctgcattgggtctttgttcctgcgagcgggctttctctagttgcggggggagggggctactcttcgttgcagtgcgtgggtttctcattgcagtggcttctcttgttgcggagcacggtctctagggtgcacaggcttcagtagttgtggcacacgggctcagtagttgtggctcgcaggctctacagcgctggctcagtagttgtggcgcatgagcttagttgctccgtggcatgtgggatcttcccggggccagggctcgaacctgtgtcctcagcattggcaggtggattcttaaccactgcaccgccaaggaagtcccaggcaGGGTGTATTTTTTTATAGGAAAATTACGTGGAACAAACAATGGTGATTGTTCTCTAGTCTCATTTTGATGTTTCGCTCTGAGTAAATTCTGACTGATATGAGAGCCAGTCTCTCTGTAGCTAATTTGAAGGATGGGGATTGGTGATTGTAGAGCGATAACAGCATGTCAATCAACCTGTCCAACAGTCAAATACATGTTTAAAGAGTAATATTTAGTTATTTGAGAATGTGGTGAAATAGCACACAGAAACTGTTATTGGGAGGAAGTAAGGTCAATTAATACAAACTTTCTAGTATGCATTTTGGGAACGTGTTTAAAAGCCTTGAAATGTTCATTGTctttaatcaaataattttattttcaggaattTATCCTGAGGAAGTAATCTTATATTTGCACAAAGACTTATTCAGAAAGATCtttgcagtgttatttacaataatgagaaacaacacaaatgttcaACAACAGAATTGGTTAAATTAACAATGCTACATCTATGTGTTAGAATATGagccattaaaaattatattcaaaaattgaaaatgttaataattttacAGTTAAGTGAGGGTTGCATGCACATGAGGGTTAATTATGGTATTCTCTATACCTTGGATTACAGTTGAAATTTGTGATAATAGAAACTAAAAACTCTTGTTCTCAAAGAATGTTTACATCTAATGGAAAATGCTTATAAGGTATTATTAAATGGAAAAGGCAATTTATCAAGCAGTACGTATTGATGTATGGTAGGATTCTGTAGgattctagttttgtaaaaataaaactaacctttctcttcattttatatattgaaaatatatttatgtaatgtTAACAGTGGCTGTCACTGGATGGTGCAAATATAGAAACtgtagatttttccttttctatttctttatattttcaaacatcCATTTAATAAGCCtgtaataattttataatgaGCAAGAGTAATAATTCAATATTAAAAGGGAGGAGAGACTTTTAAAAGAAGGGCGGAGAGTCCGACAGGTCTTAGTACTGGTTTGTAACTTACTGGCTACATGACCTGGGGCAAGTTTCTTTGCCTTCCTATGCCTCAGTTTTATGtctgtaataagaaaaaaatttacctaCTTTATGGGGTttagtgaagattaaataaaacaatgcagATAAAGATTCTAACATGATATCTAATGGAGAGTGaggctcagtaaatgttattttcataAAACCTAAGTTTGACTTCTGCTGTGGTCACAATAGCATAACTGGTAGCTGGTTAGCCTCCCTGAAATAAATATGtaactagaaaactggacaaaatatataaaacaacagtCTACAGACCTGGAACAACAGGTACACAGAACTTTGATTCCTGAGAGAAAGAATACGAATTTGGTGAGCCCTCTAATTTCCCAGGCTTTCTATAGTAGGGAGAGAAGTTGCAAGCAGAACATGGCAGCCTCACTGAAAGGAGGAGACGGATATAGATCAGAGTTTGTGGCAGTTGGGGCAACTGGAATTTGTGGGGCAAGTTCCCAAACCAAAAGAAGGTTTACAGAAAAAGGGCTGTATACGTGTTCATAGGATCCCCTTAAGTCTTTGGCCAAATATTAGGCTGTATATGTGTAAGGTGAGACTCCATAAGCTGGGCACATAGAACTAttaccagagaaagaaaaactaccaAGCTTGCAAACTGAACAATAACTAGAGCTTGCAGAGGGTTGAGAGACATTCTACTTCCAATTAGCCAGAATTCAGTAGGCTCCAGAAATGCCACACCTTAGGAGGAAGGCTAAAGTCGTCCTAAAATAAAGGATACTTTAGACCCTCCCAagaaatacttgaaaataaaCCTCAAAAGACCAAGCTGATCCCCAACTAAATTAACTGCTTACAAGAAAAGAGCTCAGCCAGTACCttccaagggaaaaacaacaaaaatccagaCACTCAACAATAGGACACTCACAGTGTCCACAATCTGGTAAAAAGATTACCAGGCATGTgggaaaacatgaaaagatgatccttagccaggaaaaaaaaaaaagtagaaacagatacataaatgacagaaatgatggaattagcagacaaggacttGGAGAGAGCTGTTGTAAATATGCTTAAGGGTTTCAAGAAAAACTCAATGAACACAATGAGAAATGTGGAAAATTATAATGAAAGAACCAAATGTAACTTCTAGACCTAAAAATCAGAAATGCATAATTCACTGGATGGGCTTAGCAGATGATTgcacacaacagaagaaaaaaaagaagttgaagatatagccaaaaaaaaaaaaaaagttcaaaatgaagctcggaaagaaaaagagagagaaaatacatacatacatacatatatacatacatagagcCCCAGTGACCTGTGGGTAAATATCAAGCAATCTAACACATGTAAATTGAGTGTGGAagagatatttgaagaaataacggCTGAAATTCcagattggattttaaaaatatatatttaccaaGAGATGCAATAAGCTTAGCAaaccccaaacaggataaatacaaagaaccaaatcaagatttattttaatcaattttctGAACACCAGTGATAAAGTGCATGTGTTAAAACAACCAGAGAAAGAAAGTCACATTACATTCAGGGGAACAAAGGTAAGATTTTCCACTGATTTCACATCAGAAATAATGTTAAGCCAGAGAGGCTTAATGTTAAATAATGTTAAGACGCAGAGGagcatagaaagaaagaaaatattatcttaGAACTCTAATATGCAATAAACATAACCTTTTAAAATGCCGATGAAACAAAGGTTTTTTAGACAAATAAAGGCTAATTACTAGAAAATAATTCTTGCCTGCATTATAATAGCtaatgattaaaataaacaaCAGCTAATTATTAGAAAGTAATTATTGCCTACActacaagaaatagaaaaggaattTCTTTAGTTTATGAGGAAAAAATACCAGCTCTACACCAAAGAATAAAGATCATTGAAAATCGTAAATATGTGGATAaaagtttttcattaaaatttttttcaaaaataattgagtatttaaaacaaaagtaatatcAATATATTTGGGATCAATAACATATATAAGTAAAAGTTTTAACAGGACAAGGGGGGAATGGAAGCAGACTGTTATAAGGTCTAACTTTATCTATGCAGCAGTACAATTTTATTTGAAGGTAAATTGTGATAAGGTAAAGATGCATACTGTAAACCCTATAGcaatcattatttaaaaagtgagtatagggcttccctggtggcgcagtggttgagagtccgcctgccgatgcaggggacacgagttcgtgccccggtccgggaagatcccacatgcggtggagcggctgggcccgtgagccatggccactgagcctgcgcgtccggagcctgtgctccgcaacgggagaggccacaacagtgagaggcccgcataccacaaaaaaataaataaataaaaatactcaatttaaaagaaagcaggaaacctgaaaaaaatgaacaaagaagagatgggattaataggaaacaaatagcaagatggttgatgtaaataatccaaaaatatCAACAActgcattaaatataaatggactaaacacATCAAA from the Lagenorhynchus albirostris chromosome 4, mLagAlb1.1, whole genome shotgun sequence genome contains:
- the LOC132519279 gene encoding large ribosomal subunit protein eL13-like, coding for MILKPHSHKGRQGRGATWFNQPAGKIRRRKGRQAKARLIAPRPTSGLLQPVVRCPTVRYHTKVGAGRGFSLEELRVAGIHKKVPRTIGISVDPRRRNKRTESLPTNVPRHKEYRSKFILFPRKPTALKKEDSTAEELRLATQLTGPVMPIRNVYKKEKARVITEEEKNFKVVARLRMAHAIAWLFGIPAKRAKEAAEQDVEKKK